A genomic region of Magnolia sinica isolate HGM2019 chromosome 6, MsV1, whole genome shotgun sequence contains the following coding sequences:
- the LOC131249001 gene encoding pentatricopeptide repeat-containing protein At1g63330-like: MLHDIVTKHMDGVDIQYIHRSRSYSQGRTHINGSGVAAALHRTTTTTIPSSLPSSGVVWHPQNLRFRKMSSRRAATAAAQKGKTLSSPASIEITISALDSKITENKIPTPTQFNHLVNDLFNSIRAGAFVRLEDAAGLFNRMVRTQPPPSIQTFNRLLTTIAKMKHYSTVISLHREMNWLGIPSDICTWNILLNCSCRLNGIRFGFAVLSNILKRGHEPNVVTLATFIKGFCMEGRIGEASSFFLKTVEMGYPYDVVSFGILIHGLCKSGSTGMALGLLRKMEKGVGKCRPNLTVYTSIIDSLSKDGLTKEALNLFSEMVGKGILPDVFTYNSLIHGLCNLGQWKEAMSLFEEMLVGGISPGVITFTILVNALCKEGMVKEAHGLLELMTQRGEEPNVITYNALMDGYCFTGQMDAALKIFDYMVYKGHKPSVVTYSMLINGYCKKQMVDEAMWLFREMPCKGLKPDVFTYNTLIGGLYRVRRIVAAQELFNEMKAHGQCPNLITYTILMDGLCKSERLVEAMKLLNEMQIRGIQLDNKVIDILINGMCEARGLKYAKELFSWASTMGLGNDVRTYNTLINGLCKEGLLEEANGLFLQMEENGFQPDSVTFNALIRGFLQKNETLKAMQLLGEMAKRHFSVDASTATMLVGLLTEDEKGQEYLGMLHKFVP, translated from the coding sequence ATGCTCCACGATATAGttacaaaacatatggacggcgtggatatacaatacatacatcgaagTAGGTCCTACAGTCAGGGTCGCACCCACATCAATGGTTCCGGGGTCGCAGCCGCACTCCACAGGACCACAACAACTACCATCCCCTCTTCTCTTCCCTCATCAGGAGTTGTTTGGCACCCACAAAATCTTCGATTTCGTAAAATGTCGTCGAGAAGAGCTGCCACTGCCGCTGCTCAAAAGGGTAAAACTCTCTCCTCTCCAGCTTCTATTGAAATTACCATTTctgcccttgattctaaaatcACAGAGAACAAGATCCCGACTCCAACCCAATTCAACCATTTGGTGAATGATCTATTCAATTCGATTCGAGCCGGTGCTTTTGTGAGGTTAGAGGATGCTGCGGGCCTCTTCAATCGTATGGTCCGCACGCAGCCGCCGCCTTCAATCCAGACCTTTAATCGCCTGTTAACTACTATTGCTAAAATGAAACACTATTCGACCGTGATTTCTTTGCATCGGGAGATGAATTGGTTAGGGATCCCATCTGATATCTGTACATGGAACATTCTTCTCAATTGTTCCTGCCGCTTGAATGGCATCCGTTTCGGTTTCGCTGTTCTCAGCAACATCCTGAAACGTGGCCATGAGCCGAATGTCGTGACTCTGGCTACTTTTATTAAGGGGTTTTGTATGGAAGGGCGGATTGGCGAAGCGAGTAGTTTTTTTCTGAAGACGGTAGAAATGGGATATCCTTATGATGTGGTGTCGTTCGGGATACTAATCCACGGTCTTTGCAAGTCGGGGAGCACCGGAATGGCTCTTGGGTTGCTTCGGAAAATGGAGAAGGGTGTGGGTAAATGTAGGCCTAACCTTACAGTTTATACCTCAATCATCGACAGTCTAAGCAAAGATGGGCTCACAAAAGAGGCGCTTAACCTCTTCTCAGAAATGGTTGGTAAAGGGATTCTGCCGGATGTTTTCACTTACAATTCTTTAATTCATGGACTATGCAATTTGGGGCAGTGGAAAGAAGCAATGAGTCTGTTTGAGGAAATGTTGGTTGGAGGAATCTCGCCTGGTGTCATAACTTTCACCATACTGGTGAATGCTCTTTGCAAAGAAGGAATGGTTAAAGAAGCCCATGGATTACTAGAATTGATGACCCAGAGAGGTGAGGAGCCTAATGTAATCACGTACAATGCATTGATGGATGGCTACTGTTTTACTGGCCAAATGGATGCCGCCTTAAAGATATTTGATTATATGGTGTATAAAGGTCATAAGCCTAGTGTCGTGACTTATTCCATGTTAATCAACGGCTATTGCAAGAAGCAGATGGTAGACGAGGCTATGTGGCTTTTCCGAGAAATGCCTTGCAAGGGATTGAAGCCCGATGTTTTTACTTACAACACTCTTATAGGTGGGCTGTACCGGGTACGGAGAATTGTGGCTGCACAAGAGCTCTTCAATGAGATGAAAGCTCATGGACAATGTCCGAATCTCATCACAtacaccattttgatggatgggCTGTGTAAAAGTGAGCGTCTTGTCGAGGCAATGAAACTACTTAATGAGATGCAAATTAGAGGAATTCAACTAGATAATAAAGTTATTGATATCCTCATCAATGGGATGTGTGAAGCTAGGGGACTTAAATATGCGAAGGAGCTTTTCAGTTGGGCCTCCACCATGGGCTTGGGGAATGATGTTAGGACATATAACACGTTAATCAATGGGCTCTGTAAAGAAGGGCTTTTGGAGGAAGCTAATGGATTGTTCTTGCAAATGGAAGAGAACGGTTTCCAACCAGACAGTGTCACCTTCAATGCTTTAATTAGGGGCTTTCTACAAAAGAATGAGACCCTCAAGGCAATGCAACTTCTCGGGGAAATGGCTAAAAGACATTTTTCTGTGGATGCATCCACCGCAACTATGTTAGTGGGCTTGCTCACAGAGGATGAAAAAGGTCAAGAATACTTAGGAATGCTTCATAAATTTGTGCCCTAG